Proteins encoded together in one Verrucomicrobiota bacterium window:
- a CDS encoding sialidase, whose protein sequence is MFPARGAESASSKLAPFFTPPAELANGFGAFKSPLGFNDGRTVRSAADWQERRREILADWHRLMGPWPALLDKPRVEILESRAREDFTQHRVRVEVAAGRLEPGFVLVPPGKGPFPAVLVPYYNPETSIGLTTNGLRDFALQLTRRGFVTLSIGSPGGDARRPDPERPTWQPLSFLGYVAANCRTALAQRGDVDPRRIGVVGHSYGGKWAMFASCLHEGFACAAWSDGGIVWDEKRPNVNYWEPWYLGRDASATRKPGVPTEANPRTGAYKELVATGRDLHELHALMAPRPFLVSGGSEDPPERWRALNHSIAVNKLLGHTNRVAMTNRRTHSPTEESNEQIYLFFERFLKR, encoded by the coding sequence GTGTTTCCAGCACGCGGCGCTGAATCGGCGTCCTCGAAGCTTGCGCCGTTCTTCACGCCACCCGCAGAGCTGGCAAACGGGTTCGGAGCGTTCAAGTCGCCGCTTGGCTTCAACGACGGCCGCACGGTGAGGTCCGCGGCCGACTGGCAGGAGCGGCGCCGGGAAATCCTGGCGGACTGGCACAGGCTCATGGGGCCGTGGCCGGCTCTGCTCGACAAGCCGCGCGTGGAAATCCTCGAATCGCGAGCGCGCGAGGATTTCACCCAGCATCGCGTCCGCGTGGAAGTCGCGGCGGGCCGGCTCGAACCGGGTTTCGTGCTCGTGCCACCGGGCAAGGGTCCGTTCCCGGCGGTGCTGGTGCCTTACTACAATCCCGAGACGAGCATCGGGCTCACGACGAATGGGCTGCGCGACTTCGCGCTGCAACTCACACGGCGCGGGTTCGTCACGCTCTCGATCGGTTCGCCCGGCGGCGACGCGCGGCGGCCCGACCCGGAGCGCCCGACATGGCAGCCCCTCTCCTTCCTCGGCTATGTCGCCGCCAACTGCCGCACTGCGCTCGCGCAACGCGGCGATGTGGACCCGCGCCGCATCGGCGTCGTCGGTCATTCCTACGGTGGCAAGTGGGCGATGTTCGCCTCGTGCCTGCACGAAGGCTTCGCGTGCGCGGCGTGGTCCGACGGCGGCATCGTGTGGGACGAGAAGCGCCCGAACGTGAACTACTGGGAACCGTGGTATCTCGGGCGCGATGCCTCGGCGACTCGCAAGCCGGGCGTGCCCACGGAGGCAAACCCGCGCACGGGAGCTTACAAGGAACTCGTCGCCACGGGGCGCGACCTGCACGAGTTGCACGCGTTGATGGCGCCGCGACCGTTCCTCGTCTCGGGCGGCTCGGAAGACCCGCCGGAGCGGTGGCGCGCACTGAACCACTCGATCGCCGTGAACAAGCTGCTCGGCCACACGAATCGCGTCGCGATGACAAACCGGAGGACACATTCCCCGACGGAAGAATCCAACGAACAGATTTACCTGTTCTTCGAGCGGTTTCTGAAGCGATGA
- a CDS encoding cyclic nucleotide-binding domain-containing protein encodes MLALNSRVFRLSSAIETRHLPGGTRLLKQTTRGEYLALDAEQQRSLDQFDGKRSVQEVLHGLLQLDPPVRVRGFYDLVLAAHLKGFISDTAEPTQTVMFLKQAGARIRPGLSIGLSLAMILAGCGVMASSSLVTGTMPDGWLAVAFWVALGLSLANALAGCVLCNFGRLVGGLRIRFDRGLPFFAVDLRDAFMGGRICELCVAFRALSAPFLLAMVAALIQSPTGLLASGLAAVVLACPFGDTPAHALLHALLRKDYQLPKCAARFLSRKLVAQIFNWKDQLVEEKYFLVYSTYAILWLGAVYQYGARRLQAQEGVLSSLFTNEVGEATRWLSLVGFALLAAVVMLPVLYVAWILARGLWRLAAPSLMAAERAAHERPAGMARPVESEVVRFLGSTLLLGQLPPDDLRQVAASMKFLTVEAGTMVIRERDRGEAMFVVYSGRVEVLKETEAGDQMFVANLGTGDVFGEVALLENLPRTRSVKAVEATQLFALTRADFDRLLVSALGTKTIRDAVQVCAFLRRNPLFAEWHPQPLLRASSAFTFRDFKPGDRVIEENKANDSFWLVHEGQFEVRVQGQHKRTLGPGDFCGEISLLRNQPASAQVTAVGAGRCLRLGKEDFLRLVSQDFVTGLTLENVLDQRLTATAS; translated from the coding sequence ATGCTGGCACTCAACTCGAGAGTTTTCCGGCTGTCGTCGGCCATCGAGACGCGCCACCTGCCTGGCGGCACGCGCCTGCTCAAGCAGACCACGCGCGGCGAATACCTCGCGCTCGACGCCGAGCAGCAGCGCTCGCTCGACCAGTTTGACGGCAAGCGCTCCGTGCAGGAGGTGCTCCACGGTCTGCTCCAGCTCGACCCGCCCGTGCGCGTGCGCGGGTTCTACGACCTCGTCCTCGCCGCGCACTTGAAGGGCTTCATCTCCGACACCGCGGAACCGACGCAGACGGTGATGTTTCTCAAGCAAGCCGGCGCGCGAATCCGCCCGGGACTTTCGATCGGGCTCTCGCTCGCCATGATCCTGGCGGGCTGCGGCGTGATGGCGTCGTCGTCGCTCGTCACCGGCACCATGCCCGACGGCTGGCTTGCGGTCGCGTTCTGGGTGGCTCTCGGCCTGAGCCTTGCGAACGCGCTTGCCGGCTGTGTGCTCTGCAACTTCGGCCGGCTCGTCGGCGGATTGCGCATCCGGTTCGACCGGGGACTGCCGTTTTTCGCGGTGGACTTGCGGGATGCGTTCATGGGCGGGCGCATCTGCGAATTGTGCGTCGCGTTTCGTGCGCTCAGCGCGCCGTTCCTGCTCGCGATGGTCGCCGCGCTGATCCAGTCGCCGACCGGATTGCTCGCGAGCGGTCTCGCCGCGGTGGTGCTCGCGTGTCCGTTCGGGGACACGCCCGCGCATGCGCTGCTGCACGCGCTGCTCCGCAAGGACTATCAACTGCCGAAATGCGCCGCGCGATTCCTCAGCCGGAAACTCGTTGCCCAGATCTTCAACTGGAAGGACCAGCTCGTGGAGGAGAAGTATTTTCTGGTCTACAGCACCTACGCGATCCTCTGGCTCGGCGCGGTGTATCAATACGGGGCGCGACGGCTGCAGGCGCAGGAGGGCGTGCTCAGTTCGCTTTTCACGAACGAAGTCGGCGAGGCCACGCGGTGGCTTTCGTTGGTGGGTTTCGCGCTGCTGGCCGCGGTGGTGATGCTGCCGGTGCTCTACGTCGCGTGGATCCTCGCGCGCGGGTTGTGGCGCCTGGCGGCACCGAGCCTGATGGCCGCCGAGCGAGCCGCGCACGAGCGGCCCGCGGGAATGGCGCGTCCGGTGGAAAGCGAGGTTGTCCGTTTTCTCGGCTCCACGCTCCTTCTCGGGCAACTTCCGCCCGATGACCTCAGGCAGGTCGCGGCTTCGATGAAGTTTCTCACGGTGGAGGCCGGCACCATGGTCATCCGCGAGCGCGATCGCGGCGAGGCCATGTTCGTGGTGTATTCCGGGCGCGTCGAGGTGCTCAAGGAAACCGAGGCCGGCGATCAGATGTTTGTCGCCAATCTCGGCACGGGCGATGTCTTTGGGGAGGTCGCGTTGCTCGAGAACCTCCCGCGCACGCGGTCGGTGAAGGCGGTCGAGGCGACGCAGCTCTTCGCGCTCACGCGCGCCGATTTCGACCGGTTGCTCGTGTCTGCGCTCGGCACGAAGACCATTCGCGACGCGGTGCAGGTGTGCGCGTTTCTGCGTCGCAACCCGCTCTTCGCCGAGTGGCATCCGCAGCCGCTGCTCCGCGCGTCGAGCGCCTTCACGTTTCGCGATTTCAAGCCCGGCGACCGGGTGATCGAGGAGAACAAGGCCAACGACTCCTTCTGGCTCGTGCACGAGGGGCAGTTCGAGGTGCGCGTGCAAGGCCAGCACAAGCGCACGCTCGGCCCCGGTGACTTCTGCGGCGAGATCAGCCTCTTGCGCAACCAGCCCGCCAGCGCGCAGGTCACCGCCGTCGGCGCAGGCCGCTGCCTCCGTCTCGGCAAGGAGGATTTCCTCCGGCTCGTCAGCCAGGATTTCGTCACCGGCCTCACGCTCGAAAACGTCCTCGACCAGCGCCTCACGGCGACCGCGTCATGA
- a CDS encoding ATP-dependent Clp protease ATP-binding subunit, which yields MSEEAMSNFTPRAQQVLALARKEADRFNHNFVGTEHLLLGLIKLGQGVAVNVLQKMGLDLETVRMEVEKQVGTGPDQKQVGNIPYTPRVKKVLALSSKEAKALNHTYVGTEHILLGLLREGDGVAARVLKSLDVDIEQTRQEILKELDPNFGASEEQPAGEGTPEPKSEKPAGEGKKSEQKTPALKAFGRDLTEIARKGEMDPVIGRKNEIERVIQILCRRTKNNPVLLGEAGVGKTAIVEGLAQEVAKGNVPELLREKRVITLDLALMVAGTKYRGQFEERIKAVMDEIRRNKNVILFIDELHTIVGAGSAEGTMDASNIIKPALSRGELQCIGATTLNEYRKYIEKDAALERRFQSVKVEAPSIDEAILILRGLRGKYEDHHKAEFTDLAIESAVKLSDRYITGRFLPDKAIDVMDEAGARARINAMTRPPDVKALETEIEELKTRKERSIKDQDFEGAANFRDKEKQSKERLDAVMAEWRTAREEKRVKVDEDDILQIVSKWTGVPLKRMERDEIKRLLDMELELSKAIVGQQEAVTALCKALRRSRADLKDPKRPIGTFALLGPTGVGKTLVAKTLAEFMFGDPKSLVQLDMSEYMEKFTVSRLVGSPPGYVGFEEGGQLTEQVRRRPYSVILFDEIEKAHPDVMNMLLQILEEGKLTDSQGRVVDFRNTIVLLTSNVGAEAMRKGAGIGFTSQKEQDTYDRMRDKILDEAKKAFRPEFLNRLDDVIVFRSLTKPDLIKILDLEVAKVLGRLKSKNIRLDLDEKARDFLVEKGFDPVYGARPMRRSVEKYLEDPLAEELLRGNIHDGEPVSVTTTGDKLTFSQAKAAAEGAVASSQ from the coding sequence ATGAGCGAAGAAGCCATGAGCAACTTCACCCCCCGCGCGCAGCAGGTGCTTGCCCTCGCGCGCAAGGAGGCGGACCGCTTCAACCACAACTTTGTCGGCACGGAGCATCTCCTGCTCGGACTCATCAAGCTCGGCCAGGGCGTCGCCGTGAACGTCCTCCAGAAGATGGGCCTTGACCTCGAGACCGTCCGCATGGAGGTCGAGAAGCAGGTCGGCACCGGGCCGGACCAGAAGCAGGTCGGCAACATTCCCTACACACCCCGCGTGAAAAAGGTGCTCGCCCTCTCCTCCAAGGAAGCCAAGGCGCTCAACCACACTTACGTCGGCACGGAGCACATCCTGCTTGGCCTGTTGCGCGAGGGCGACGGCGTCGCGGCGCGCGTGTTGAAGAGCCTCGACGTGGACATTGAGCAGACGCGCCAGGAAATCCTGAAGGAGCTCGACCCGAACTTCGGCGCCTCCGAGGAACAGCCCGCCGGCGAGGGCACGCCCGAGCCCAAGAGCGAGAAGCCCGCCGGCGAGGGCAAGAAGTCCGAGCAGAAGACGCCCGCGTTGAAGGCCTTCGGCCGCGACCTCACGGAGATCGCGCGCAAGGGCGAGATGGACCCCGTCATCGGCCGCAAGAACGAGATCGAGCGCGTCATCCAGATTCTCTGCCGCCGCACGAAGAACAATCCCGTGCTGCTTGGCGAGGCCGGCGTCGGCAAGACCGCCATCGTCGAGGGCCTTGCGCAGGAGGTCGCCAAGGGCAACGTGCCGGAATTGCTGCGCGAGAAGCGCGTGATCACCCTCGACCTCGCCCTCATGGTCGCCGGGACGAAGTATCGCGGCCAGTTCGAGGAGCGCATCAAGGCGGTGATGGATGAAATCCGCCGGAACAAGAACGTCATCCTGTTCATCGACGAGCTGCACACGATCGTCGGCGCAGGCTCGGCCGAGGGCACGATGGACGCCAGCAACATCATCAAGCCCGCCTTGAGCCGCGGCGAACTCCAGTGCATCGGCGCCACGACGCTCAACGAATACCGAAAATACATCGAGAAGGACGCCGCGCTCGAACGCCGCTTCCAGTCCGTCAAAGTCGAGGCTCCGTCCATCGACGAGGCCATCCTCATCCTTCGCGGGCTTCGCGGGAAATACGAGGACCACCACAAGGCCGAGTTCACCGATCTCGCGATCGAGTCCGCGGTGAAGCTGTCCGACCGCTACATCACCGGGCGCTTCCTGCCTGACAAGGCGATCGACGTGATGGATGAAGCCGGCGCGCGCGCGCGCATCAACGCGATGACGCGCCCGCCCGATGTGAAAGCCCTCGAGACGGAGATCGAGGAACTCAAGACCCGCAAGGAGCGCTCGATCAAGGACCAGGACTTCGAGGGCGCGGCGAACTTCCGCGACAAGGAAAAGCAGTCCAAGGAACGCCTCGATGCCGTCATGGCCGAGTGGCGCACCGCCCGCGAGGAAAAGCGCGTGAAGGTGGACGAGGACGACATCCTGCAAATCGTCTCCAAGTGGACCGGCGTGCCGCTCAAGCGCATGGAGCGCGACGAAATCAAGCGGCTCCTCGACATGGAACTCGAGCTCTCAAAGGCCATCGTCGGCCAGCAGGAAGCCGTCACCGCGTTGTGCAAGGCGCTGCGCCGCTCGCGCGCCGACCTCAAGGACCCCAAGCGGCCCATCGGCACGTTCGCCCTGCTCGGGCCGACCGGCGTGGGCAAGACGCTTGTGGCCAAGACGCTCGCCGAGTTCATGTTTGGCGACCCCAAGTCGCTCGTGCAGCTCGACATGAGCGAATACATGGAGAAGTTCACCGTGTCGCGGCTCGTCGGTTCGCCGCCGGGCTACGTGGGCTTCGAGGAAGGCGGCCAGCTCACCGAGCAGGTGCGGCGCCGGCCGTATTCCGTCATCCTCTTCGACGAAATCGAAAAGGCGCATCCCGACGTGATGAACATGCTCCTTCAGATTCTCGAGGAGGGCAAACTCACCGACAGCCAGGGGCGCGTGGTGGACTTCCGCAACACCATCGTGCTGCTCACCTCGAACGTGGGCGCCGAGGCCATGCGCAAGGGCGCGGGCATCGGCTTCACCTCGCAGAAGGAACAGGACACCTACGACCGGATGCGCGACAAGATTCTCGACGAGGCCAAGAAGGCGTTCCGGCCCGAGTTCCTCAACCGGCTCGACGACGTCATCGTGTTCCGCTCGCTCACCAAGCCCGACCTCATCAAGATTCTCGACCTCGAAGTCGCCAAGGTGCTGGGCAGGCTCAAGTCCAAGAACATCCGCCTCGACCTCGACGAAAAGGCGCGCGATTTCCTGGTGGAGAAAGGCTTTGACCCGGTTTACGGCGCGCGGCCGATGCGGCGCTCGGTCGAGAAATACCTCGAAGACCCGCTCGCCGAGGAACTCCTGCGCGGCAACATCCACGATGGCGAGCCGGTAAGCGTCACGACCACCGGGGACAAGCTGACCTTCTCGCAGGCGAAAGCCGCGGCGGAAGGCGCGGTCGCATCAAGCCAGTGA